Proteins found in one Mixophyes fleayi isolate aMixFle1 chromosome 8, aMixFle1.hap1, whole genome shotgun sequence genomic segment:
- the GNAT1 gene encoding guanine nucleotide-binding protein G(t) subunit alpha-1 has translation MGAGASAEEKHSRDLEKKLKEDAEKDARTVKLLLLGAGESGKSTIVKQMKIIHQDGYSLEECMEFISIINGNTLQSMLAIVRAMNTLNIQYGDPARQDDSRKLMHLADTIDEGSLPKEMSDIIGRLWKDTGIQACFDRASEYQLNDSAGYYLNDLERLVAPGYVPTEQDVLRSRVKTTGIIETQFGLKDLNFRMFDVGGQRSERKKWIHCFEGVTCIIFIAALSAYDMVLVEDDEVNRMHESLHLFNSICNHRYFATTSIVLFLNKKDVFTEKIKKAHLSICFPDYDGPNTYEDAGAYIKTQFLELNMRRDVKEIYSHMTCATDTENVKFVFDAVTDIIIKENLKDCGLF, from the exons ATGGGAGCCGGAGCAAGTGCTGAAGAGAAGCATTCTCGGGATTTAGAGAAAAAACTTAAGGAAGATGCAGAGAAAGATGCCAGGACAGTCAAACTGCTCCTACTGG GAGCTGGTGAGTCTGGGAAGAGCACCATAGTAAAACAGATGAA AATTATTCATCAAGATGGTTACTCCCTTGAGGAATGTATGGAGTTTATTTCCATTATTAATGGAAACACGCTGCAGTCCATGCTCGCTATTGTCAGAGCTATGAATACGCTGAACATCCAGTATGGTGACCCCGCTCGACAG GATGATTCCCGCAAGCTAATGCACCTGGCAGACACCATTGATGAAGGCTCCTTACCCAAAGAGATGTCAGACATTATCGGACGCCTGTGGAAAGACACCGGCATTCAGGCGTGCTTCGACCGTGCATCCGAATATCAGCTTAACGATTCAGCAGGATA TTATCTCAATGACCTGGAAAGGCTTGTGGCCCCTGGGTATGTCCCCACTGAACAGGACGTGCTCCGGTCAAGAGTGAAGACCACTGGTATTATCGAAACACAATTTGGCTTGAAAGATCTTAACTTTAG GATGTTCGATGTGGGAGGTCAGCGATCCGAGCGTAAGAAGTGGATCCACTGTTTCGAGGGTGTTACCTGTATCATCTTCATTGCTGCGTTGAGCGCTTATGATATGGTTCTGGTAGAGGATGATGAGGTG AACCGAATGCATGAAAGTCTGCACCTCTTCAACAGTATCTGCAACCACCGCTACTTCGCCACAACTTCTATTGTACTTTTCCTCAACAAGAAAGACGTCTTCACAGAAAAAATCAAGAAGGCCCATCTGAGCATCTGCTTCCCAGACTATGACG GTCCCAACACGTATGAGGATGCTGGGGCATACATCAAGACTCAGTTTCTGGAACTGAACATGCGACGAGATGTGAAGGAAATTTACAGCCACATGACCTGCGCCACTGACACAGAGAACGTAAAGTTTGTGTTTGATGCGGTCACAGACATTATCATCAAAGAAAACCTGAAGGACTGCGGCCTGTTCTAA